The Coriobacteriia bacterium DNA segment AGTGGGTTCGGCGCATGGGAAGCGATCCCCTCCACACGTTTGGCGCGTTCTCTCTAGGCGAGGGAGTGGGCATATTTGCGGGCTGCGCCCTGGGCCTGTTCGTGATGGAGCGCCTGTCGATCGGGCTCGTGATGGCCTCTTCTCTGCTCGTCCTCGCCGTTGTCTGTCTCGTGGTGATGATGGTTGGCTTCAATCCCGACGCCCTCTTTCGGCGCACGCGCGGCATGGCGGCGAGAGATTCGCATTCCAACGGCGAGGGTGCTCCCACGTCGAGCCGCGTTGCTGTGGCGGCGCCCTCCGGGGTGTGCCCCGCCGTCTCGGGCGGCTGACAGGGCGCACCTGTCGTCGGGGCCGACGACACGAGCGTGCAGCGCGAAAGCGCCGGGGAAACGCCGAGTATCGAGGACCTCATCCATCGGGAGGCGCTAGGCCTGCGCGACGCGTATGGTCACGGATCGCGAGGTCGAGGTTGCCGAGCTACTGCTCGCGGGTCGCAACCGCCCGTTTATCCGCGACGAGCTGCTCGTCTCCATCAACACGGTGGGTGCTCACGTGCGCAACATCTTTGGCAAGTGTGACGTTCACTCTCAACAAGAGCTTATAGATCTGGCACGTGGCGAGGATCGACCCATAGTTGAGGGTGAGTCTGGATCTCCCGAGAGCGCACCCGGCGTGTGACGGGGATGACTGGCTTGCTCGTGCGCCGCGTTCCTTGTGAAGCGCCTATGCGGGCCGGTGAGCGCCTCGCGGCTTGTGTGCGCGCCTGCTACGATGGGCACATCACGCGGGATAGCCAAGGGGGCTGCCCCTGCTGCGTGACGCACACCCGACGACGCGAAAGGCGGAACGCCACCATGGCAGACGAGACGCTTGAGAACGAGGAGCTTGAGGGCCAGGACGACGATCTGGTCGTGCTGACCGACGACGACGGCGAAGAGGTCGAGTTCGAGCACCTCGACACGATCGAGTACGAGGGCGCCCAGTACGTCGTGCTGCTGCCCGTCGAGGCCGACGAGGATGAGGACGAGGAGGAGGGCGACGCCGCCGGCGTGCTGATCCTCAAGGCCGAGAAGGTTGAGGACGCTGACTCCGAGTTCTCCGAGGAGTACGTCACGATCGACGATGATGAGCTGCTCGACAAGGTGTTCGCGCTGTTCTGCGAGCGCCACGGCGACGAGTACGAGTTCGAGGACTAAGCTCGTTCCTTTTTTGCACGCGCTAGCTGCGCCCTTCCGCTGCGAAGCCTGCCTTCGCATGCCGGGAGGGCGCAGTTTTTTCGCAAGGCTGAACGGCTGGCGGGGTGGTGGCGTGCGTGTGCTTGACAGGGCGCAAAATGCGTTTGTGCGAGGTCTTGCAAAACTATGCTTCAAAAATGGGCGCGAATTGCGGTCGTGCGAGGTTTGCGGTGGGTGTTGCGACTACCTGAGATGCCACCGTTTAGAGAAGCCGCAGGTAGGCGTGTTGGCAGCCATGTGTTACTCATAGCTGAGGTGCCCGGATGGTCGCGCAAACCTTGCACAGCCGTCAATCGCGCCCATTTCCAGCCTCCGGTTTTGCAAAACCTCGCACAACCGTAAGAATTGCCCACGCGGACAGGGGCCATGCGGCTCCGTGCACCGGCCATCCCTGCGATCACACCATGGGCAGGGGCCACATTCGCCACTTCGCGCCCTTGCGCGGCTCCGTGTATGGCTCGCTCTCATGGGAGTCGCGAGCGCAGGCGGCTGGTTGCTCGCAGGGTCTTTCCGCATGCGCATACGTCCCGGTGCGCGTGCTCCCTACTCCTCCGGCTGCCATCCCTTGCAGATGTCGACCCAACCCTGGGCGTTTGCGGCACGCTCCAGCTCGGCGGGGGAGAGGCGCACGCCGCTGCGGGCGTCCCCGCATGCCGGGTAGACGGCGTCGAAGCGCCGTAGCGACTCATCGAGATAGCACGTGACGCCCTCGCGTACGCCAAACGGGCAGACGCCGCCGGGTGCGTGACCCACGAGCTGCTCGACCTCTGCGGGCGAGATCATCTTCGCCTTCGTGTGGAACGCCGCCTTGAAGCGCCCCGAGTTCACGTGCGCGTCGCCGGCACAGACGACAAGGAGGGCCGTGTCGTCCGCTGCGAGAAACGCCATCGTCTTGGCGATCCTCGCGGGCTCGCAGCCCAGTGCCTCGGCTGCCTCCTCGACCGTTGCGCTCGAATGGTCGGGTACGATGACGCGATCATCCAGGCCGAGCCCGGCGAGATAGTTCTTGGCTGTTTCAAACGACATGGGGTCTCCTCTGTGGGCCAGGGGCGGGCGAGATATGTTGCCGCCTGCCGGCTCTTCGTTTCCTATGGGCACATGCTAGCGGAGCACCTCATGCGGCGTCGGTGTCACATCGGCGAGTATAGTGCATCTCCAGGACGCGTGTGGGGTGCAGGGAGGAGCTGCTTGATGATTCACTTCGTGGGGGCCGGGTCGGGGGCACCCGATCTCATTACGGTGCGCGGTCAGCGTCTTCTTGCCGAGGCCGACGTCGTGATCTGGGCGGGCAGCCTTGTGAACCCAGCGCTGCTCGACGCCTGCCGGCCCGATTGCGAGCTGCACGATTCGTCTCGCATGACGCTTGAGGACGTTATCGACGTCATGGAGCGGGCCGAGGCTGCGGGTCGTGCGGTCGTGCGCCTGCACACGGGCGATCCCTGCGTATACGGGGCCATCCGCGAACAGATGGACGAGCTGGACGCGCGGGGCATCCCTTACGACGTCACGCCGGGTGTCTCGAGCTTTTGCGGGGCGGCTGCGGCTCTCGATGCCGAGCTCACGCTCCCCGGTGTCAGCCAGACGGTCATCCTGACGCGTCTGGCGGGACGAACGCCTATGCCGGCGGGCGAGGGCATGGCGGAGTTGGCGTCGCACGGCGCGTCGATGGTTGTCTTTCTGTCAGCTGGCATGCTCGAACGGCTTTCCGATGAGCTGCTTGCAGGCGAGGCGTATGGGCCGGACACGCCGGCTGCTCTCGTCTACAAGGCAAGCTGGCCTGACGAGCGCGTCGTGCGCTGCACGGTGGGCACGCTTGCGCAGGCAGGCCGCGACGCCGGAATCGACCGGACGGCGCTCGTGCTCGTGGGTGACGCCCTGGCTGCGTGTGACCCGGCTCGGGTCCGCAGCCGGGACGAAGGTGCGGCGACCTTCCGTGTCCCGGAGCGCAGCCGCCTCTACGACCCGACGTTTTCGACAGGCTACCGGGCGGCGAGCGCGGAGCCGTCGCCGAATGGAAAGGAGCCGCGCTGATGGCCGCTGTGGACAATCTCGGCATCCTATTCGCAAGCTTCGGCACGTCGTATGACGATGCTCGCGTGCGCTGCATCGACGCTGTGGCTGCCGACTTGCAGTCCGCTTTTCCCGAGGCTGCTTTGGCGCAGGCGTACACGAGTTCTATCGTGCGCCGCGTGCTCGGCCGGCGTGGCGCCCAGGTTGACGATGCCCGCGGAGCGCTCGTGAGGCTGGCGGCACAGGGCGTGCGCAACGTCGTCGTGCAGCCGGGCCACCTCATGCCCGGCCACGAGTACGACAAACTGCGGCGCCAGGTGTCTGCCTGCGCAGGCGTGTTTGACCACGTACGCGTGGGGGAGCCCCTCGTTGCCAGTACAGATGACGTTCATCGGCTCGTTGATCTTATGGCAGCGGAGTATCCGCGCGAGCAAGGGCGCGCCATCGTTCTCATGGGCCACGGGACGGACCACTTCGCCAACGTCGTTTACGAGGCGATGAACTTCTACGCGCGGGTCATAGGCCGCGATGACATGCTCATCGGAACGGTCGAGTCCCAGCCGAGCCTGGCGACGCTGCTGCGCCTCATGCGCGAGCACGGCGGCATCGAGCGCGTGACGCTTGCGCCGCTCATGCTCGTGGCCGGCGACCACGCGACAAACGACATGGCGGGCGGCGACCCGCGCAGCTGGGCGTCGCAGCTGCAGGCGGCAGGCTACGAGGTGTCGTGCGTCATGCGGGGGCTGGGCGAGATGCCGGCCGTTCGGCGGATGTATGTCGAGAAGGCGCGCGCGGCGCTGGGTGGCCGCGACGTGGCGTCGGAGGCCGGAGTGTAATGGCGCTCGAGCGCTATGTCTATGCGGGAACGAAGCGCCTGCGCTGCGGGTACACGACGGGGAGCTGCGCGGCGCTGGCGGCCCAGGCGGCGTGTCGCATGCTGCTGGGTGAGCCGGCTCCTGAGCGGGCGAGCCTCGTGACGCCGAACGGCGTGCGCGTCGAGGCCGACGTGCTTGACGCAGCGCGCGCAATTGACGGGACGTGGGCTCGCTGCGCCGTGCGCAAAGACGGCGGCGACGACGTGGACGCAACCGACGGCCTGCTCGTCTACGCTGAGGTGCGGTTTGCGCGCGAGGGGGAGGATCCGTCGGCGGGCGGCGTCGCCATCCGGGGTGGCGAGGGCGTCGGTCGCGTGACGCGACCGGGTCTCGAGCAACCGGTGGGCGAGGCGGCTATTAACAGCGTGCCTCGCGCGATGATCGTCGAGCAGGTGCATGCCGTCTGCGCAGGGCACGACGAAAGGCCTGAGCGCCCCATTGTCGTGACCGTCAGCGTGCCGGGCGGTGCGGAGGTTGCGGCGCGCACGTTCAATCCGCAGCTCGGGATTGAGGGCGGCATCTCCATCCTCGGGACGACGGGCATCGTCGAGCCGCGCAGTGTGGCGGCGCTCGTCGACAGCATCGAGCTCGAGGTTCGCCAGCGCGCTGCCGAGGGCGCGCGCGAGCTCGTCATCGTCCCCGGCAACTACGGACGCGACTTTGTGGGGGCGTATCTGACGCAACTGATGGACGTGCCGCTCGTCTCGTGTTCCAACTACCTGGGTGAGGCGCTGGACTTTGCTGCGCGGCATGGCTTTGAGCGCGTGCTACTCGTGGGCCACATCGGCAAGCTCGCCAAGGTGGCTGCCGGCGTCATGAACACGCACTCGCGCGTAGCTGACTGCCGCTGCGAGGTCATCTGCGCACATGCGGCGATGGCAGGCGCGTCCCAAGAGGTCGCGCGCCAGATCATGGCATGCGCGACGACGGATGCCTGCCTCGACGTGCTGGACAAGGCCGGCCTGCTCGCGCCGGTTATGGCGAGCCTTACCGCCGCCATTGCCGACCACGTCGAGCGCCGCGCCGCCGGAGCGTACGAGAGCGCCGTTGTCCTCTTTTCCCAGGTGCGCGGCGAGCTCGCCCGAAGCGCCGGGGCGGAAGCGCTTATCGGGCGGATGACAGGCGGCGCGTGACATTGCGAGTTGTGTGATGCGAACGCGTGCTGGTAAGAGTGAAAATCGGAGGGCATAGGAAAGAATACGGGGTTTCAAAACCCATGCGCCGCGCTTTGGAGAAGGAGGGTATAGATGGGGAAGGCTGTGAAATTTGACGGGGTGGAGGTCTATGAACAGAGCGGGAGGAAGTGTAGGCGTTGGCACATGTGGTATACTGAACCATGATAGTACCCAGCACGCTTGCGGCGGTGACGTGGCAGCGAACCAGGCTGGGTCCTTTTTTATGCCGATCAAGCCCTTTCTATCCATCGATGATCAGGTCGCCCATTTAGAGAACATGGGCTTTGAAATAGAGGATCGCAGTTTTGTGGCTTTGTGCCTTGCGGAAACTAACCATTATCGCATTCGTGCGTATTGGATGACGTTCGAGCGCGATGGCGTAATTATTCCGGGGACTTCCTTTGCGATGGTCTGGCAAATCTACCGGTTTGACGAGGCGCTTCGCCTATGGCTATGGAAGCAGATTGTGCCTCTTGAAATAAAGGTACGGACTCAGTTTGCTTATTGGATGGCAGAATCCTGTGGGCCGCTTTCATATTGCGAGGCGCATTTCTTTGCCAATAAAAATAAACATGCCGTGTCAATGAAAGCGTTTGAGCGTGAGGTTTCCCGCGCGTAAAAGGACGAAGTGCCCTGCGTTGTTCACAATCTCCAGAAGTATGGCCAGCTTCCTGTGTGGGCGGCCGTTGAAATCATGTCCATGGGGCTTGTGTCTTCCCTTTTCGGCAATGTGAATAGGGACTCGGGCAGTGCATCATTGGCTGCTTCCGAGAATATGTGTGCTGCATTTGGTGTGAAATACCCGCTCCTTAGAAGCTGGCTGCATCATCTTACGAATGTTCGCAACGTCTGCGGGCACCATGGCCGCTTTTATAATCGCATCATGAGGGTGCGTCCGAGAATGCTGCGCCGGGATCGGCAGTATGCTTGCGATAAGGAGTTCCCCACGTTTCTTGTTCTGAAGAGGCTATACGAGAGCTCGTGGCCGGAGCGTTGGGATGGCGCTCGAAGGGAGTTGACCCGCCTCATCGACGAATATTCCGATGTCGACTTGAATCCCATGGGATTTCCTGAAGACTGGCGGGAGATTCTTGGGGAGTGCGGCGCGTCCGATTCTTCGTGCTAGCTTGAATGGCTGGCATGACAGTTTTCTCTTGCGGAAAAGTAGAAAGTGAAATAAACCTTCGGTACAGCTGCGATGATACCTTGTTGCCGCGTAAGGGAATTCCTTCAGGTACGCTGGGGTGACGGGCGACGCACCGTTTTTGTTTTGTACTACGTGAGGAACCTTTGGAATGGGTGGGGCGATGGATTTAGATATGCCGGCGACGACTCCCGGCGCCCTCTACGCCGTGGGAGTGGGGCCGGGGGATCCGGAGCTCATGACGCTCAAGGCCGTGCGTGTGCTCGAGAGCTGCCCGGTTGTCGCTGCCGTGTATTCGAGGGGCGGGCGTCCTCGGGGCTCCGAGGCCTCGGCGCGCTCCGGTGCGACGACGGCGTTCGACATCGCGCGGCAGGTCGTTGACCTGGGCGGCAAGCGCGTCATCGAGCTGACGTTTGCTATGTCGCGTGACCCTGAGGTGTTGCGCGCAAGCCATGCCGCAGCGGCGGAGGCCGTGTGCGCCGAGCTCGCCGAGGGCCGTGACGTTGCAATGCCCATTCTGGGAGACCCGAGCATCTACTCGACGTTTCACCACATAAAGCCGCTCGTCGAGGCCGCAGACTTCGAGACGCGCATCATCCCTGGCGTGCCGAGCTTCTGCGCAGTCGCTGCGACGCTCGGTGCCAACCTCACCCCGTCCATGGACGCGCCGCTGCACGTGCTGCCGGCGGGCTATGTCGACATGCGTGCCGCACTCTCCCTACCTGGTGGCAAGGTCTTCATGAAGGCGGGCCGTAGCCTCGACGCCCTTTCCGACGCCCTGCGCGACGAGGGCCTGCTCGACCGCGCGGGCCTTGTGCGCGACTGTGGCCTGCCAACGCAGGCTGTCGTCCCGGACCTTTCCGATGAGCGGGCACGCGGCGAAGCAGCGGGCGGTTACTTCACGACCGTCGTGGTGAGGTGATCGTGCGCGTGGACGAGCTGCAGCTGCTTCCTGACGAAGACTTCATGGCATCCGAGTCGCTCCCCGGCGCCCTGCCGCCCGATGCCATTCGCACGCGTGCCGAGTTCTCTGAGCTCGTGCGCCGTCTCGCCGAATGCCCCAGCGAGAGGACGCCGGAACAGAACGCCCGCTTGGACGACTATATCAGGCGTTGCACGGCTGCTGGCCCACATGCTGCCGCCCCCAAGCGGCTCGCCTGCATCGCGTTTACGGCGCGGGGTGAGCGCCTGGCCCAGCGCGTTGTGGAGGGCCTCGTGGGAATGCGACGTACTAGCGGGGACGGAGACACGTTGGGCGGTGCGGGCGTCGCGCCTGACGAGGTGGCTGCACTGGGTATGCATGGCGCAGACGTGGACTGCCCACCTCATTTTGAGAACTCTGACAGTACGGGGCACACCGCGCCTGCGGAACGTTGGCTTGCTTCCGTATCGCGGGGTTCGGGTCCGGGCAAGGAGCCGCTGGGCCCCTGGACGGAGTACCATTTCGCTCACGACGATGCCCTGCTGTTCGTGGGCGCGGCGGGCATTGCGGTGCGAGCCATCGCCCCGCATGTGCGCTCCAAGGCGTCCGACCCGGCTGTTCTCGTGATGGACGAGGCGGGCACATGGGTCGTTCCGCTGCTCTCGGGCCACATCGGCGGCGCGAACCGGCTGGCTTTGCGCATCGCCCAGCTGGCGGGCGCCCAGCCTGTGCTCACAACTGCCACCGATGTGCGGGGCATGTGGGCCGTCGATGAGTGGGCGGCCCAGCGCGGTCTTACCATTGCCAACCCGGGCGCCATCAGGGCCGTCTCGGCGAAGCTGCTTGCGGGCGGCACCGTGCGCCTGTACTCAGACGTAACGCTTGCCGATGAGCTGCCCGCGCATGTCGAGCTTGCCGACGCGCTTCGGGATGCCGATGTCGTGATTTCGCCGTTCGCTTTCTCTGCGAATCGGGACGAGGCGCCTTCTCCATTGCACCTTATCCCGCGCGTCATCCGTGTGGGCATCGGCTGTCGGCGGGGCGTCTCGGAGGCGCAGGTTGAGTCCGCGTGGCGGGAAGCGCTGGACGTGTTGGTGCAACGGGGCGCCGGCGTGCTTGACGAGCGGTCGGTCGCTGGCGTCTACTCCATCGACCTCAAGGCGCACGAGCCGGGGCTGCTCTCGTTCTGCACACGTCACGGCTGGTCTCTGACGACGTACTCTGCAGGGGAGCTCGCTGCAGTTGAAGGCATGTTTACGGGCTCGGACTTCGTGCGCGACGTCACGGGCGTCGACAACGTGTGCGAACGGGCGGCTCAGCTTGGCGGGGCCTGGCCGGTTCTTCCTAAGCAGGCACACGACGGCGTGACCGTTGCACTGGCTCGTGCCGACATCACTCTGACGTTTGGCGATCCCCTGGTTGTGCATGCGGGCGAGATATGCGAGAAGGAAGGTTCGTCTCTATGAGCGAGACGGGATGCGTGCACGTGGTGGGTTTGGGGCCGGGAGACGCAGCCGGCATGACGGCGCAGGCTGCGGAGACGCTGACCTCAGCGGATATCATCGTGGGCTACACGGGCTACGTTGCCTTGCTCGGCGATCTCATCGCTGACAAGGACGTCATCTCGACGCCGATGCGCCGCGAGGTTGATCGCTGCCGAATGGCGCTCGAGCGGGCAGCTGCGGGCGCCGACGTTGCGCTCGTGTGCTCGGGTGACGCGGGCATCTACGGCATGGCGGGGCTTGTGCTCGAGCTCGCACCTGACTTCCCCGGCGTTACCGTCGAGATCGTCGCCGGTGTCTCGGCAGCCCAGAGCGGTGCCGCGCTGTTGGGGGCGCCCCTGGGCCACGATTTCGCGACGATCTCGCTCTCCGACGCGCTGACGAGTTGGGACGTCATCGAACGTCGCCTGCGTGCGGCGGCCCAGGCTGACTTCTGCCTCGCGCTCTACAACCCACGCAGCCACCATCGCCCCGACCATCTGCGTCGCTCCGTCGCCGCCCTGATCGACGCGGGAAAATCTGCCGAGACGCTGTGCGGGTGGGCGTGCAACGTGGGACGCGATGGTCAGGCCTACGGCACGTGCTCGCTGGCGGAGCTCGCCGATCTCGACGCTGACATGTTCACGACGGTGTTTGTGGGCAATGCCGACACGCGTCTCGTCAATGGTCGCATGGTGACGCCGCGTGGCTACCGGGGCGTGGACGAGCGGGCCACGTCGGGAGGCGTGGGGTCTTGCGCGAGTGAAACGTGTGCCGGGGGAGGAACTCAGCAATGAGAGATGGCAGATTTGAATGCGGGGGAACGGTATCTGCCGATGCCGCAAGCCCCTTCCCGCAGGCTGACGAGGCGGCTTCTCCCGACGCTTCTCGCCACATCGCCATCGTCGGCATGGGGCCAGGCGACCCCGACCTTTTGACGGTGGCTGCCGTCCGAGCGCTCAAGCGGGCGCAGCTCATCGTCGGAGCGCCTCGCTTGCTCGATGCGCTTCCAGAGGGTTGCGCCGCTCAGCGCGTTTCGGCCGTCTCGACGCAGGCCATCGTGGAAGCCCTGGCCATGGACGCCGGCGATGGATGCACGTGGGAGCGGGCCGTCGTCGTCATGAGCGGAGACATCGGCCTGTTCAGCGGGGCGCGCACCTTGCCTGAGCGCCTGGCCTGCGAGCTTCCCGGTTGCGAGATATCCCTTATCCCTGGCATCAGCTCGCTGCAGTTGCTTGCGGCGAGGCTTGCCCGGCCGTGGCAGGACTGGCGCATCGCGAGCGCCCACGGCGTCGCCTGTGACGTTGTCACCCAGGCTCGCGAGGCCTGGCGAACCGGTGCCTCGCTGTTCCTCGTGACCGGCGGCGCGACGAAGGCCCACGACCTGTGCGCGCGGCTCGCCGAGGCGGGCCTGGGCGCAGCGCGCGTCTCCGTAGGGGAGTGCCTGGGTTACCCCGAGGAACGGCTCATGCAGGCCAGCGCTGCGGAGCTGTCGTGCGAGACGTTCGACAGCCTCGCCGTCATGCTCGTGGAGGCGCTCCCCGATGGCGAGGGAATGCCGGATGTCGCCTGGCCATGGGAGACGCCGGGCATCCCTGACGAGGCGTTTGTGCGTGGATCCGTCCCGATGACGAAGCAAGAGACGCGCGTCGTCGCCCTCGCCAAGCTGAGGCTGCGTGCGGATGACACCGTGTGGGACGTCGGCGCCGGGACGGGGTCCGTCTCGGTCGAGGCGTCCCTTATCGTGCGCCGAGGGCACGTTTGCGCCGTCGAGCGCAACGCCGATGCCCTTGCGCTCATTCGGGAGAACGCCAAGAAGTTCGGTTGCTCCAACATCGAGGTCGTCGGAGGTGAGGCGCCGGCGGCCCTCGAAGGGCTGCCCCGACCTGACGCCGTGTTCGTCGGTGGGTCGGGCGGCGAGCTTGATGCCATCTTGGAGCAGGCCCGTGCGACAAATCATGCCGTGCGCGTTTGCGTCGCCTGCATCACGCTTGAGACGCTTGCCGAGGCGACGCGTCTGCTGGCAGGGCCGGGCTGGGCGGCTTTTGAGGCATGCCAGGTCAGTGTGGCACGCTCCCAGGAAGCCGGAAGCTACCACCTGATGCGCGCCCAGAATCCCGTCTACCTCGTGAGTGCACAGGGGGTGTTGCCTGCATCGGCCGCCTCCGGTGCCTGCGGGTCTGATGTGGACTACCCGGATGGGCTCGCCTCATGAGCACCTCCGTCCCGCGCCTCATGATCGCTGCGCCCGCGAGCGGCTCCGGCAAGACGACGCTCACGTGTGGCTTGGTGCGCCTGCTTGTGGATGAGGGCTTGCGACCGACGGCGCTCAAGTGCGGCCCCGACTACATAGACCCGCAGTTCCACCGACGCGTCTCCGGCGTGCCGGGCGGCAACCTCGACACGTACTTCACCGATGCGCCCACGTGTCGTTCGCTTCTCGTTCGCGCAGCTCAGGGATGCGGTATCGCCGTGCTCGAAGGCGTCATGGGCTACTACGATGGCATCGTGGGCGGAGGCACGACGGCCAGCAGCTACGACGTCGCCCGCGCCACGTCGACGCCTGTCGTGCTCGTGCTGAACGCACGCGGCGCCTCGCTTACACTGGCGGCACTCGTCCACGGCCTGGCGACGTTTCGCCCCGACGCCAGCATCGCAGGCGTCATCCTCAACGACTGTTCGCCGAGCCTCTGCGCCCGACTGCGCCCCGAGCTCGAGGCAGAGACGGGCGTACGCGTGCTGGGCTGCCTGCCCCGAGACGAGCGGTTTTCCTTCGAGAGCCGCCATCTGGGGCTCGTGGGTGCTGCCGAGATCGCGGACCTGCGCGAACGCATCGGGGCCCTTGCTGCGACGCTGCACGAGACGCTTGACGTCGACGCGTTGCTGGCTATCGCCCACTCTGTGCCCGAGCTCGATGCCCCGGCGTATCGGAGCGCGCCACTCGTTCCCAAGGGGGCGCCTCGACCCCGCATCGCCGTGGCGCGTGACGAAGCGTTCTCGTTCTACTACGACGAGAACCTGCGTATGCTCGAGGATCTCGGTGCCGAGCTCGCGTTCTTCAGCCCGCTGACAGACGCCGGTCTGCCGGAGAGCTCGTGCGGGCTCTACCTGGGCGGAGGCTATCCCGAGCTCCACGCGCGCGAGCTGGCCGAAAACGCGGGCATGCGCGAGGCCGTGCGCATCGCGGCTCAGCGGGCGGCTGCCGGCGGGGCGCCCGTGCTGGCGGAGTGCGGCGGCTTCATGTACCTGATGCGCGAGCTTGTCGACGCCGACGGGATCGCGTGGCCCATGGCGGGCGCGCTGGAAGGCATGACGCGCAACGAGGGGCGACTGCGCCACTTCGGCTACGTCGAGCTGGAGTCCGGCGTCGAAAGTCTGCTGGGTCCTGTTGGCGCGCACGTGCGGGCGCATGAGTTTCACTACTGGCATGCCGACAACGAGGGGAGTGCTTGCACGGCTCGAAAGCCGGCGGGCGCGGCTTCCGCTGGCTGGCCGTGCATGGTTGCGCAACGCACGCTGCTGGCCGGCTACCCCCACGTCTACTTCCCGGCGCACCCCCAGCTTGCCGAGAACTTTGTGCGCGCGGCTTTGGCGGCGCGCTGATGAGGACACTCGTCTACGGCGGCGCTGCCTGCGGAAAGAGTGAGTTGGCCGAACGCCTGTGTCGGCAGGGGGCCATCGGGGCGCCACTCGTTTACCTAGCGACGATGGAGCCGGACGGCGCCGAGGCCACCTCTCGCATCGCGCGTCACCGTGCCCTTCGCGCCGGGGGCGGCTTCACGACGATCGAGTGCCCCCGCGACCTCGCGCGCGTCGAGCTGCCCTCACACGCCCACGTGCTGCTCGAGTGCCTGGGCACGCTCGTCGCAAACGAGTTATATGCTCCGCCCGACTGGCACACGCGGCCGCTGACAGACGCGCTAGACGACGTTCTGCGCGGCGTAGAACATCTGGAGTCCGTGGCGGAGGGGCTCGTCGTCGTCTCCAACGACGTGTTTTGCGACGGCGTGTCGTACCCTGGTGAGACGCAGATGTACGTTGACGTACTGGCGCAAGCCAACGCCATGCTTGCGCAACGATTCGAACGCGTCGCCGAGGTAGTTTGCGGCATTGCGATCTGGCAGAAGGGAACCGGATGCGAGTGATGGGTGATCGCGGCGAACGCCCGCAGTCGAAAGAGGCGCAGGCTAAAGGCCGGCGAGATTCGCGCGAGGCCAGCGTGCCCGCCGCCCTGCGGCCCGTCGTCGTGGCGCTCTCGATGTTCTCCCGCATCCCGATGCCTACCGTTTCCTGGGATGCTGGCGCCCTGCGCTACGCCATCGCCGCCTTGCCGCTCGTCGGCGCCATCCAGGGCTTTGCAGTGCTCACCTGGTGCCACTTTGCGACGCTACTGTCGTTTCCGCAGGCTTTGACGGCCGGCGCCCTGCTTGCGTTGCCGTTTCTCATCAGCGGCGGGCTGTTCGTCGACGGCCTGGCCGACACGTCTGACGCCCTGGCGAGCCATGCAGAGCGGGAGCGACGGCTCGAGATCATGGCCGACCCGGCGTGCGGATCGTTTGCGGTGCTGACGATCGTCTGCTATGTCGTGCTGACGTATGCGCTGCTCGCGAGCGTCACGTGGGACCTCTGGATGACGCTTGGCCTTGCGCTCACGTATGTCGCGAGCCGTGCCCTGGCTGGCTGGACGGTCGTCCGCTGGCCGAGCGCTCACCCCGGCGGCCTGGGCGACACGTTCGGTGCGGGGGCACGCGGCGGAAAGGCACACGTCGTGTTGGCCGCGACGGCGGTCGTGGCGTGCGTGGGCATCGTCATAAGCTGCGAGATACCCGGGCAGGTCAGCGTCCTGGT contains these protein-coding regions:
- a CDS encoding adenosylcobinamide-GDP ribazoletransferase; the encoded protein is MRVMGDRGERPQSKEAQAKGRRDSREASVPAALRPVVVALSMFSRIPMPTVSWDAGALRYAIAALPLVGAIQGFAVLTWCHFATLLSFPQALTAGALLALPFLISGGLFVDGLADTSDALASHAERERRLEIMADPACGSFAVLTIVCYVVLTYALLASVTWDLWMTLGLALTYVASRALAGWTVVRWPSAHPGGLGDTFGAGARGGKAHVVLAATAVVACVGIVISCEIPGQVSVLVGLGCLAWYHRMSQKAFGGVTGDTCGWFVLTCELVMLAGLVVTKAVLG